The following are encoded in a window of Sminthopsis crassicaudata isolate SCR6 chromosome 5, ASM4859323v1, whole genome shotgun sequence genomic DNA:
- the LOC141543170 gene encoding apolipoprotein L3-like — MDDSDDDMIYKKLQQYKFEMLRERFLKMKLKLEKFMQELCYMADKIDKIHKDCTITNVVASSTGAVSGILSILGITLAPVTAGGSLALFATGMGLGIAAGITGLSANIVDEVSASQGRKYLNNVKKKSDDAMKGLAKEANRIIKELSKFFPNDFPFSNKLALNSGTWRLRKASFQSAKDFQRAVLSMSKGARITGSVMVGLFVLLDVAAIVKDSSHLLNGAKSTTAAELREKAQNLKERLQELSEICEDLEETLN; from the coding sequence ATGGATGATTCTGATGATGATATGATATACAAAAAACTGCAGCAATATAAATTCGAAATGTTGCGGGAAAGGTTTTTAAAGATGAAGCTGAAACTAGAAAAATTTATGCAAGAACTTTGTTACATGGCAGACAAAATCGACAAGATTCACAAGGATTGCACCATCACCAACGTGGTGGCCAGCTCCACTGGTGCTGTCTCAGGCATCCTGAGCATCCTGGGGATTACACTTGCACCTGTCACGGCTGGGGGGAGCTTGGCCCTCTTTGCAACTGGGATGGGATTGGGAATAGCTGCTGGTATTACTGGTCTGTCTGCAAATATTGTTGATGAAGTGAGTGCCTCTCAGGGGAGGAAATATTTAAACAACGttaagaaaaaatcagatgatGCTATGAAAGGGCTAGCTAAGGAAGCAAACAGAATTATAAAGGAGTTGAGCAAATTCTTCCCAAATGATTTCCCATTCTCTAACAAGCTGGCCTTGAATTCTGGTACCTGGAGACTTAGGAAAGCTAGCTTTCAGTCCGCCAAGGATTTTCAAAGAGCAGTATTGTCCATGTCTAAAGGAGCCAGAATAACGGGTTCCGTAATGGTGGGACTTTTTGTTCTACTGGATGTGGCTGCCATTGTGAAAGATTCAAGCCATTTATTAAATGGGGCGAAGAGTACCACAGCAGCAGAATTGAGGGAAAAAGCTCAGAATCTGAAAGAGAGGCTGCAGGAGCTTTCTGAGATTTGTGAGGATCTCGAGGAAACACTCAATTGA